A window of the Helianthus annuus cultivar XRQ/B chromosome 4, HanXRQr2.0-SUNRISE, whole genome shotgun sequence genome harbors these coding sequences:
- the LOC110935527 gene encoding ABC transporter C family member 8 isoform X1, translating into MDSLKILVGRITMVSEDDFEFTRSIIDIFNLVFVFLFYLLLLSCYIRKNNTNRSRKNDWITVSVASCCVLTSVSYLIAGLWDATAKTPKLNWWAFVVRPLVWATLAVSLLIERFTPVKILATVWWVFGFLSISFVNIENLSKSLTILNLVWLEWAVSFLLLLCALRNSKRFITRYTQSQTLSEPLLVNETPDANTSQLKEPSFLSKLTFSWVNPLLAVGYRKPLVLEDIPCLAPIDQAAVAHEKFTKAWDSLQTEKTLNSANMVPKALAKVYFKEMVLSGLCLLVRNIMVVVSPLLLYAFVDYANLEVKDLHHGLLLVGCLIIVKVVESLTNRQFYFMARRTGMRMRSALMVKVYEKQLKLSNLGKTRHSTGEVVNYIAIDAYRMGEFPMWFHLGWSCSLQLFLSIAVLFSVVGLGVLPGLVPLIVCALLNFPFAKAMQKSQLNFMVAQDKRLRSTSEILNNMKVIKLQSWEEKFKKIVESFRETEVHWLRETQLKRAYGTVLYWMSPTLVSSVVFFGCVLLKSAPLDAATIFTILAALRTMSEPVRFLPEALSALIQVKVSFDRINSFLVDDELKDTRMERNHEPENSHACIKIQDGDFSWDPESPVPTLRNINLEVTYGQKVAICGSVGAGKSSMLYSILGEISKTSGTVGVSGSIAYVSQTSWIQSGTIQDNILYGKPMDRTKYEKAIKACALDKDIEAFTHGDLTEIGQRGLNMSGGQKQRIQLARAVYNDADIYLLDDPFSAVDAHTAATLFNDCVMNCLEGKTVILVTHQVEFLSSVDNILVMQDGQIKQSGNYEKILTAGTAFEELVNAHKEAITGLNSSPSENKTINMHQNFEEVNNNNYLKKQISEGQLIKGPPGVQLTEEEEKEIGNVGWKPFLDYVVISEGSWFLFLSVFTVTSFVALQAAASYWLAYGIQIPKVTTIMLICVYTLLSSVSTVFVFLRSFFAALLGLKASKLFFDKFTDSIFSAPMVFFDSTPVGRILTRASSDLSVIDFDIPFSFAYVAASGIELLAMICIMASVTWQVLIVAIFGLVATKYAQGYYQPNARELMRINGTTKAPVMNFASETSLGVATIRAFKMQDRFFKEYLKLVDTDATTFFFSNASLEWLVLRTEAFSNLTLFTASFLLVFIPNGFVPPGMVGLSLSYALNLTGTQVFLTRWYCSLANYIISVERVKQFMDIPTEPPAVVVNNRPPSSWPSKGRINFKDLKLRYRPNAPLVLKGITCTFKEGTRVGIVGRTGSGKTTLITALFRLVEPDSGRILIDGLDICSIGLKDLRMNLSVIPQEPTLFRGSIRTNMDPLGLHSDDEIWKALEKCQLKTTIRSLPNLLDSSVSDEGENWSAGQRQLFCLGRVLLRRNKILVLDEATASIDSATDVILQRIIREEFSSCTVITVAHRVPTVIDSDKVMVLSFGKMMEYDEPSKLMETDSFFSKLVAEYWSSCTRNSAQTFDDFQ; encoded by the exons ATGGATTCACTGAAGATTTTAGTTG GGAGGATCACTATGGTTTCCGAGGACGATTTCGAATTCACACGAAGTATTATAGACATTTTCAACTTGGTGTTTGTCTTTCTCTTCTACTTGCTACTACTTTCATGTTATATTAGGAAAAACAACACCAACAGATCAAGAAAAAATGATTGGATAACTGTATCAGTTGCATCTTGTTGTGTTCTCACTTCGGTTTCATATCTTATTGCTGGTCTATGGGATGCGACTGCTAAAACTCCTAAACTGAATTGGTGGGCGTTCGTTGTTAGGCCACTAGTTTGGGCAACTTTGGCAGTTTCATTACTCATAGAAAGATTTACGCCAGTCAAGATTCTAGCTACCGTTTGGTGGGTTTTCGGTTTCTTGTCAATTTCTTTTGTCAACATCGAGAATTTGTCGAAATCATTGACCATCTTGAACTTGGTTTGGTTAGAATGGGCTGTTAGCTTCTTACTTCTCTTGTGTGCTTTAAGAAACTCAAAACGTTTCATCACTCGATACACACAAAGCCAGACGTTATCCGAGCCCTTATTGGTTAATGAAACACCGGATGCAAACACAAGCCAACTAAAAGAACCAAGTTTTCTAAGCAAATTGACGTTTTCTTGGGTGAACCCGTTGCTTGCGGTAGGTTATAGAAAGCCATTAGTTCTAGAAGACATTCCATGTTTAGCACCCATAGACCAAGCAGCCGTTGCCCACGAGAAGTTCACAAAAGCATGGGATTCACTTCAAACAGAAAAAACCTTAAACAGTGCTAACATGGTTCCTAAAGCACTAGCCAAAGTTTATTTCAAAGAGATGGTTTTGTCAGGATTATGCCTCCTTGTTAGGAATATAATGGTGGTTGTTAGCCCGTTACTACTCTACGCTTTCGTCGACTACGCCAACCTTGAAGTTAAAGATTTACATCATGGATTATTGTTAGTAGGGTGTTTGATTATAGTCAAGGTAGTGGAGTCATTGACTAACAGACAGTTTTACTTTATGGCAAGAAGAACTGGTATGCGAATGAGGTCAGCTTTAATGGTGAAAGTATACGAGAAACAACTTAAGCTTTCTAATTTAGGAAAGACACGACATTCTACGGGGGAAGTAGTGAATTACATAGCGATTGACGCTTACCGAATGGGTGAATTTCCTATGTGGTTTCATTTGGGGTGGTCTTGTTCTCTTCAACTATTTCTATCAATTGCGGTCTTGTTTTCCGTAGTAGGATTAGGTGTTCTTCCAGGTTTAGTCCCTCTAATAGTTTGCGCGCTTCTTAATTTTCCATTTGCAAAAGCTATGCAAAAAAGTCAGTTAAATTTCATGGTGGCTCAGGACAAAAGACTAAGATCCACTTCTGAGATTTTAAACAACATGAAGGTGATCAAATTACAATCTTGGGAAGAAAAGTTCAAGAAAATTGTTGAATCTTTTAGAGAGACCGAAGTCCATTGGCTACGTGAAACTCAACTCAAACGGGCTTATGGCACGGTTTTGTATTGGATGTCACCGACACTCGTTTCTTCGGTTGTTTTTTTCGGATGTGTGTTACTGAAAAGTGCTCCTTTGGATGCTGCCACTATTTTTACAATATTAGCGGCATTAAGAACCATGTCTGAACCCGTAAGGTTCTTACCTGAAGCGCTTTCGGCATTAATCCAAGTCAAAGTATCCTTTGACCGGATCAATTCTTTCTTGGTTGATGACGAACTTAAAGATACAAGGATGGAGAGAAACCACGAACCGGAAAACTCACATGCTTGTATCAAAATACAGGATGGGGATTTTAGTTGGGATCCCGAATCACCCGTTCCAACTCTTCGAAACATAAATCTTGAAGTAACCTATGGACAGAAAGTTGCGATTTGCGGGTCAGTTGGAGCTGGAAAATCATCTATGCTATATTCTATTCTTGGAGAAATATCCAAAACTTCTGGAACA GTGGGTGTTTCTGGATCGATCGCTTATGTTAGCCAAACATCTTGGATTCAAAGTGGGACAATTCAAGATAACATATTGTATGGGAAGCCAATGGACAGAACTAAATATGAAAAGGCTATTAAGGCGTGTGCTTTAGATAAAGATATTGAAGCTTTTACTCATGGAGATTTAACAGAAATTGGTCAAAGAGGGCTTAACATGAGTGGGGGCCAAAAGCAAAGGATTCAACTTGCACGTGCAGTATACAATGATGCCGATATCTATCTTCTTGATGACCCTTTTAGTGCCGTAGATGCACATACAGCCGCGACTCTCTTTAAC GATTGTGTTATGAACTGTCTTGAGGGCAAAACAGTCATTCTTGTCACTCATCAAGTGGAGTTTCTCTCGTCGGTTGACAATATTCTG GTTATGCAAGATGGACAAATCAAACAATCAGGAAACTACGAAAAAATCTTGACGGCAGGGACGGCATTTGAAGAGCTTGTGAATGCTCATAAAGAGGCAATCACAGGTTTAAACTCTTCACCTTCTGAAAACAAAACAATAAACATGCATCAAAATTTTGAAGAAGTTAACAATAATAACTACCTCAAAAAACAAATAAGTGAGGGGCAGTTAATAAAGGGCCCACCAGGAGTGCAGttgactgaagaagaagaaaaagagataGGGAATGTTGGATGGAAACCTTTCTTAGATTATGTTGTCATCTCAGAAGGAtcatggtttttatttttatcgGTTTTTACGGTAACTAGTTTTGTTGCTCTTCAAGCAGCAGCAAGTTATTGGCTAGCATATGGTATTCAGATCCCTAAAGTCACCACCATCATGTTGATTTGTGTTTATACTTTGCTTTCATCTGTTAGCACAGTTTTTGTGTTTTTACGATCGTTTTTTGCCGCACTTTTGGGATTAAAGGCCTCCAAATTGTTCTTCGATAAATTCACCGACTCGATTTTCAGTGCTCCCATGGTCTTCTTTGACTCGACTCCAGTTGGGCGAATTCTAACCAGG GCCTCATCTGATCTTAGTGTAATCGATTTTGACATACCGTTTTCTTTCGCCTATGTGGCTGCTTCCGGTATTGAATTACTTGCTATGATTTGCATTATGGCCTCGGTGACATGGCAAGTTCTCATTGTAGCCATCTTCGGTCTAGTGGCCACCAAATATGCGCAG GGATATTATCAACCAAATGCAAGGGAACTAATGAGAATCAACGGAACAACAAAAGCACCTGTGATGAATTTTGCATCTGAAACGTCGCTCGGAGTAGCAACAATACGGGCCTTTAAAATGCAAGATAGATTTTTTAAAGAATACCTCAAGTTGGTGGATACAGACGCGACGACTTTCTTTTTCTCAAATGCTTCATTGGAATGGTTGGTTTTGAGAACCGAAGCGTTTTCGAATCTCACCTTGTTCACAGCTAGTTTTCTTCTGGTGTTTATTCCAAATGGTTTTGTGCCTCCAG GGATGGTTGGCCTCTCTCTTTCTTATGCATTGAATTTGACCGGCACCCAAGTGTTTTTGACTAGATGGTATTGCAGCTTAGCCAATTACATCATTTCAGTAGAACGGGTTAAACAATTCATGGACATTCCGACTGAGCCGCCTGCAGTTGTGGTGAATAATAGACCACCATCATCTTGGCCTTCCAAGGGAAGGATTAATTTCAAGGATCTAAAG TTAAGATACCGTCCAAACGCACCGCTAGTTCTTAAAGGGATCACTTGTACATTCAAGGAAGGGACTAGAGTAGGCATTGTTGGAAGAACAGGAAGCGGGAAAACGACATTAATAACAGCTTTATTTCGTTTGGTCGAACCCGATAGTGGAAGAATTCTTATAGATGGGTTAGACATTTGCTCTATTGGGCTTAAAGATCTTAGAATGAATCTAAGTGTCATCCCACAAGAACCCACCCTATTTAGGGGTAGTATTCGAACAAACATGGACCCGCTTGGACTTCATTCTGATGATGAGATATGGAAG
- the LOC110935527 gene encoding ABC transporter C family member 8 isoform X3 produces the protein MDSLKILVGRITMVSEDDFEFTRSIIDIFNLVFVFLFYLLLLSCYIRKNNTNRSRKNDWITVSVASCCVLTSVSYLIAGLWDATAKTPKLNWWAFVVRPLVWATLAVSLLIERFTPVKILATVWWVFGFLSISFVNIENLSKSLTILNLVWLEWAVSFLLLLCALRNSKRFITRYTQSQTLSEPLLVNETPDANTSQLKEPSFLSKLTFSWVNPLLAVGYRKPLVLEDIPCLAPIDQAAVAHEKFTKAWDSLQTEKTLNSANMVPKALAKVYFKEMVLSGLCLLVRNIMVVVSPLLLYAFVDYANLEVKDLHHGLLLVGCLIIVKVVESLTNRQFYFMARRTGMRMRSALMVKVYEKQLKLSNLGKTRHSTGEVVNYIAIDAYRMGEFPMWFHLGWSCSLQLFLSIAVLFSVVGLGVLPGLVPLIVCALLNFPFAKAMQKSQLNFMVAQDKRLRSTSEILNNMKVIKLQSWEEKFKKIVESFRETEVHWLRETQLKRAYGTVLYWMSPTLVSSVVFFGCVLLKSAPLDAATIFTILAALRTMSEPVRFLPEALSALIQVKVSFDRINSFLVDDELKDTRMERNHEPENSHACIKIQDGDFSWDPESPVPTLRNINLEVTYGQKVAICGSVGAGKSSMLYSILGEISKTSGTVGVSGSIAYVSQTSWIQSGTIQDNILYGKPMDRTKYEKAIKACALDKDIEAFTHGDLTEIGQRGLNMSGGQKQRIQLARAVYNDADIYLLDDPFSAVDAHTAATLFNDCVMNCLEGKTVILVTHQVEFLSSVDNILVMQDGQIKQSGNYEKILTAGTAFEELVNAHKEAITGLNSSPSENKTINMHQNFEEVNNNNYLKKQISEGQLIKGPPGVQLTEEEEKEIGNVGWKPFLDYVVISEGSWFLFLSVFTVTSFVALQAAASYWLAYGIQIPKVTTIMLICVYTLLSSVSTVFVFLRSFFAALLGLKASKLFFDKFTDSIFSAPMVFFDSTPVGRILTRASSDLSVIDFDIPFSFAYVAASGIELLAMICIMASVTWQVLIVAIFGLVATKYAQGYYQPNARELMRINGTTKAPVMNFASETSLGVATIRAFKMQDRFFKEYLKLVDTDATTFFFSNASLEWLVLRTEAFSNLTLFTASFLLVFIPNGFVPPGMVGLSLSYALNLTGTQVFLTRWYCSLANYIISVERVKQFMDIPTEPPAVVVNNRPPSSWPSKGRINFKDLKLRYRPNAPLVLKGITCTFKEGTRVGIVGRTGSGKTTLITALFRLVEPDSGRILIDGLDICSIGLKDLRMNLSVIPQEPTLFRGSIRTNMDPLGLHSDDEIWKALEKCQLKTTIRSLPNLLDSSVSDEGENWSAGQRQLFCLGRVLLRRNKILVLDEATASIDSATDVILQRIIREEFSSCTVITVAHRVPTVIDSDKVMVLSFGVTNEGLDWCG, from the exons ATGGATTCACTGAAGATTTTAGTTG GGAGGATCACTATGGTTTCCGAGGACGATTTCGAATTCACACGAAGTATTATAGACATTTTCAACTTGGTGTTTGTCTTTCTCTTCTACTTGCTACTACTTTCATGTTATATTAGGAAAAACAACACCAACAGATCAAGAAAAAATGATTGGATAACTGTATCAGTTGCATCTTGTTGTGTTCTCACTTCGGTTTCATATCTTATTGCTGGTCTATGGGATGCGACTGCTAAAACTCCTAAACTGAATTGGTGGGCGTTCGTTGTTAGGCCACTAGTTTGGGCAACTTTGGCAGTTTCATTACTCATAGAAAGATTTACGCCAGTCAAGATTCTAGCTACCGTTTGGTGGGTTTTCGGTTTCTTGTCAATTTCTTTTGTCAACATCGAGAATTTGTCGAAATCATTGACCATCTTGAACTTGGTTTGGTTAGAATGGGCTGTTAGCTTCTTACTTCTCTTGTGTGCTTTAAGAAACTCAAAACGTTTCATCACTCGATACACACAAAGCCAGACGTTATCCGAGCCCTTATTGGTTAATGAAACACCGGATGCAAACACAAGCCAACTAAAAGAACCAAGTTTTCTAAGCAAATTGACGTTTTCTTGGGTGAACCCGTTGCTTGCGGTAGGTTATAGAAAGCCATTAGTTCTAGAAGACATTCCATGTTTAGCACCCATAGACCAAGCAGCCGTTGCCCACGAGAAGTTCACAAAAGCATGGGATTCACTTCAAACAGAAAAAACCTTAAACAGTGCTAACATGGTTCCTAAAGCACTAGCCAAAGTTTATTTCAAAGAGATGGTTTTGTCAGGATTATGCCTCCTTGTTAGGAATATAATGGTGGTTGTTAGCCCGTTACTACTCTACGCTTTCGTCGACTACGCCAACCTTGAAGTTAAAGATTTACATCATGGATTATTGTTAGTAGGGTGTTTGATTATAGTCAAGGTAGTGGAGTCATTGACTAACAGACAGTTTTACTTTATGGCAAGAAGAACTGGTATGCGAATGAGGTCAGCTTTAATGGTGAAAGTATACGAGAAACAACTTAAGCTTTCTAATTTAGGAAAGACACGACATTCTACGGGGGAAGTAGTGAATTACATAGCGATTGACGCTTACCGAATGGGTGAATTTCCTATGTGGTTTCATTTGGGGTGGTCTTGTTCTCTTCAACTATTTCTATCAATTGCGGTCTTGTTTTCCGTAGTAGGATTAGGTGTTCTTCCAGGTTTAGTCCCTCTAATAGTTTGCGCGCTTCTTAATTTTCCATTTGCAAAAGCTATGCAAAAAAGTCAGTTAAATTTCATGGTGGCTCAGGACAAAAGACTAAGATCCACTTCTGAGATTTTAAACAACATGAAGGTGATCAAATTACAATCTTGGGAAGAAAAGTTCAAGAAAATTGTTGAATCTTTTAGAGAGACCGAAGTCCATTGGCTACGTGAAACTCAACTCAAACGGGCTTATGGCACGGTTTTGTATTGGATGTCACCGACACTCGTTTCTTCGGTTGTTTTTTTCGGATGTGTGTTACTGAAAAGTGCTCCTTTGGATGCTGCCACTATTTTTACAATATTAGCGGCATTAAGAACCATGTCTGAACCCGTAAGGTTCTTACCTGAAGCGCTTTCGGCATTAATCCAAGTCAAAGTATCCTTTGACCGGATCAATTCTTTCTTGGTTGATGACGAACTTAAAGATACAAGGATGGAGAGAAACCACGAACCGGAAAACTCACATGCTTGTATCAAAATACAGGATGGGGATTTTAGTTGGGATCCCGAATCACCCGTTCCAACTCTTCGAAACATAAATCTTGAAGTAACCTATGGACAGAAAGTTGCGATTTGCGGGTCAGTTGGAGCTGGAAAATCATCTATGCTATATTCTATTCTTGGAGAAATATCCAAAACTTCTGGAACA GTGGGTGTTTCTGGATCGATCGCTTATGTTAGCCAAACATCTTGGATTCAAAGTGGGACAATTCAAGATAACATATTGTATGGGAAGCCAATGGACAGAACTAAATATGAAAAGGCTATTAAGGCGTGTGCTTTAGATAAAGATATTGAAGCTTTTACTCATGGAGATTTAACAGAAATTGGTCAAAGAGGGCTTAACATGAGTGGGGGCCAAAAGCAAAGGATTCAACTTGCACGTGCAGTATACAATGATGCCGATATCTATCTTCTTGATGACCCTTTTAGTGCCGTAGATGCACATACAGCCGCGACTCTCTTTAAC GATTGTGTTATGAACTGTCTTGAGGGCAAAACAGTCATTCTTGTCACTCATCAAGTGGAGTTTCTCTCGTCGGTTGACAATATTCTG GTTATGCAAGATGGACAAATCAAACAATCAGGAAACTACGAAAAAATCTTGACGGCAGGGACGGCATTTGAAGAGCTTGTGAATGCTCATAAAGAGGCAATCACAGGTTTAAACTCTTCACCTTCTGAAAACAAAACAATAAACATGCATCAAAATTTTGAAGAAGTTAACAATAATAACTACCTCAAAAAACAAATAAGTGAGGGGCAGTTAATAAAGGGCCCACCAGGAGTGCAGttgactgaagaagaagaaaaagagataGGGAATGTTGGATGGAAACCTTTCTTAGATTATGTTGTCATCTCAGAAGGAtcatggtttttatttttatcgGTTTTTACGGTAACTAGTTTTGTTGCTCTTCAAGCAGCAGCAAGTTATTGGCTAGCATATGGTATTCAGATCCCTAAAGTCACCACCATCATGTTGATTTGTGTTTATACTTTGCTTTCATCTGTTAGCACAGTTTTTGTGTTTTTACGATCGTTTTTTGCCGCACTTTTGGGATTAAAGGCCTCCAAATTGTTCTTCGATAAATTCACCGACTCGATTTTCAGTGCTCCCATGGTCTTCTTTGACTCGACTCCAGTTGGGCGAATTCTAACCAGG GCCTCATCTGATCTTAGTGTAATCGATTTTGACATACCGTTTTCTTTCGCCTATGTGGCTGCTTCCGGTATTGAATTACTTGCTATGATTTGCATTATGGCCTCGGTGACATGGCAAGTTCTCATTGTAGCCATCTTCGGTCTAGTGGCCACCAAATATGCGCAG GGATATTATCAACCAAATGCAAGGGAACTAATGAGAATCAACGGAACAACAAAAGCACCTGTGATGAATTTTGCATCTGAAACGTCGCTCGGAGTAGCAACAATACGGGCCTTTAAAATGCAAGATAGATTTTTTAAAGAATACCTCAAGTTGGTGGATACAGACGCGACGACTTTCTTTTTCTCAAATGCTTCATTGGAATGGTTGGTTTTGAGAACCGAAGCGTTTTCGAATCTCACCTTGTTCACAGCTAGTTTTCTTCTGGTGTTTATTCCAAATGGTTTTGTGCCTCCAG GGATGGTTGGCCTCTCTCTTTCTTATGCATTGAATTTGACCGGCACCCAAGTGTTTTTGACTAGATGGTATTGCAGCTTAGCCAATTACATCATTTCAGTAGAACGGGTTAAACAATTCATGGACATTCCGACTGAGCCGCCTGCAGTTGTGGTGAATAATAGACCACCATCATCTTGGCCTTCCAAGGGAAGGATTAATTTCAAGGATCTAAAG TTAAGATACCGTCCAAACGCACCGCTAGTTCTTAAAGGGATCACTTGTACATTCAAGGAAGGGACTAGAGTAGGCATTGTTGGAAGAACAGGAAGCGGGAAAACGACATTAATAACAGCTTTATTTCGTTTGGTCGAACCCGATAGTGGAAGAATTCTTATAGATGGGTTAGACATTTGCTCTATTGGGCTTAAAGATCTTAGAATGAATCTAAGTGTCATCCCACAAGAACCCACCCTATTTAGGGGTAGTATTCGAACAAACATGGACCCGCTTGGACTTCATTCTGATGATGAGATATGGAAG